The Naumovozyma dairenensis CBS 421 chromosome 11, complete genome genome includes a window with the following:
- the YJU2 gene encoding mRNA splicing protein YJU2 (similar to Saccharomyces cerevisiae YJU2 (YKL095W); ancestral locus Anc_2.486) encodes MSERKAINKYYPPDYDPILAEKSMRKNAKQLKTMDKGKTTIRLMTPFSMRCLKCSEFIPKSRKFNGKKELLPERYLESVKIYRLTIRCPRCANMISFKTDPRNGDYIMEEGATKNHISTPAADAVTDHGETIDDSITRLLLQQEQEDNDKDGLKETKQDKMELLTNKLMKLQREKEDDEILTKIHASNLERFKKSKEISNNAKVVAASQSEKSLEKEVDEIFAKHKKLASKNIVTDTSDRKLIPHVSKLIQSHGKESIKFKKKNTKKLVSY; translated from the coding sequence ATGTCTGAACGAAAagcaataaataaatattatccGCCCGATTATGACCCTATTTTGGCTGAGAAGTCAATGAGGAAAAATGCCAAACAATTGAAGACGATGGATAAAGGAAAGACGACTATCCGATTGATGACTCCTTTCAGCATGAGATGTCTGAAATGCTCTGAGTTTATTCCCAAAAGTCGGAAGTTTAATGGGAAGAAGGAGCTTCTTCCAGAGAGATATTTAGAGTCTGTTAAAATATATCGTTTGACAATTAGATGCCCACGCTGCGCAAACATGATTTCGTTCAAGACAGATCCAAGGAATGGAGATTATATAATGGAGGAAGGTGCAACAAAGAATCATATCAGTACTCCTGCAGCTGATGCTGTGACGGACCATGGCGAAACAATCGATGATTCTATAACCCGTTTACTACTGCAACAGgaacaagaagataatgataaggACGGATTAAAGGAAACGAAACAAGACAAAATGGAATTATTAACgaataaattaatgaaattacaaagagaaaaagaagatgacGAGATATTGACCAAGATACATGCAAGTAATTTGGAGCGATTTAAGAAATCGAAGGAAATAAGTAATAATGCTAAAGTAGTAGCTGCCTCACAATCAGAAAAGAGCTTGGAAAAAGAAGTTGACGAAATATTCGCAAAACATAAGAAACTAGCGTCTAAGAATATAGTAACGGACACTAGCGACAGGAAGCTTATCCCACATGTCTCAAAACTAATCCAGTCACATGGGAAAGAGTCaataaaattcaagaagaaaaatactAAAAAATTAGTCAGctattaa
- the YJU3 gene encoding acylglycerol lipase (similar to Saccharomyces cerevisiae YJU3 (YKL094W); ancestral locus Anc_2.487): MTTIEYPYIPKTEVPEIQYEEFNGAKFGYMLWPVQNLENITTKSNNNNDDDDGDDDQTPNNPIKGRVILIHGFGEYTKLQYRLMDHLSYSGYESFTFDQRGAGVTSPGKLKGLTNEYHTFNDLDHFLEKNLQECQEGKIPLFLWGHSMGGGIILNYSCMGKYKDQINGYIGSGPLIILHPHTAPNKVTQILSPILAKWLPRTKIDTGLDLEGITTDKRYREWLANDKPMSVPLYGTFRQIYDFLERGKKLYNNRDDFIGKNFNKDTPILIMHGKDDTINDPKGSKAFIENCPSKDKQLNLYPGMRHSIFSLETDENFEKVFADFKKWLDDHVTK, from the coding sequence ATGACTACGATCGAATATCCTTATATACCAAAAACGGAGGTACCTGAAATACaatatgaagaatttaatgGTGCAAAATTCGGATATATGTTATGGCCTGTACAAAATTTAGAGAATATTACCACCAagagtaataataataatgatgatgatgatggtgatgatgatcaaACACCAAATAATCCGATTAAAGGTCGTGTTATTTTGATCCATGGATTCGGAGAATATACCAAACTTCAGTATCGTCTAATGGATCATTTATCATACAGCGGATATGAATCCTTTACATTTGATCAAAGAGGTGCTGGGGTTACTTCACCAGGTAAACTTAAAGGATTAACTAATGAATACCATACATTCAATGACTTAgatcattttcttgaaaaaaatcTTCAAGAATGTCAAGAAGGTAAaattccattatttttatggGGTCATTCTATGGGTGGgggtattattttgaattattcaTGTATGGGGAAATACAAAGATCAAATAAATGGATATATTGGTTCAGGACCTTTGATCATCTTACATCCACATACTGCGCCAAATAAAGTTACACAGATATTGTCACCCATTTTAGCTAAATGGTTACCTAGGACTAAGATTGATACTGGTCTTGACTTAGAAGGTATTACAACAGATAAAAGATACAGAGAATGGTTGGCTAATGATAAGCCTATGAGTGTACCATTATATGGAACATTTAGACAAATCTATGATTTTTTGGAAcgaggaaaaaaattatataataatagagATGACTTTATTGGTAAGAACTTCAATAAGGACACTCCAATTTTGATTATGCATGGTAAAGATGATACGATTAACGATCCAAAGGGTTCCAAAGCTTTCATTGAAAACTGTCCTTCGAAGGATAAACAGTTGAACTTATATCCGGGAATGAGACACTCTATTTTCTCTTTAGAGACAGATGAAAACTTTGAGAAAGTCTTTGCcgatttcaaaaaatggtTGGATGATCATGTAACGAAATAA
- the MBR1 gene encoding Mbr1p (similar to Saccharomyces cerevisiae MBR1 (YKL093W) and ISF1 (YMR081C); ancestral locus Anc_2.488), whose product MENTSVNTKPFKEFGKNNEIEKIKIKATGKPKLKSRCSSNILCLNLFERAVQDPYCSGCDIEDDEASLASMLDTSDEELPDQNYILLSPSEQKWYQYGQITDENSDIGEVDPLDRQTPILEPIKDYDTLDDVFSYSFKSNTPTHPNTNRRVTMTSTCDFQKNNDGYIDSSPESPRNLRKVKTVPFPPNSQNYEKNITNFQILRSSPFLLRNSRRNSSDLIRSLSDNPSRQQSSIQSTRSSILNIPSTFSSNLNTTTINNSNNINSNDINNNSRYGRTSTKNSGFDIAASPIQRRYRPRFSPDCYSSRIPSHLYCLENHISSNLDALSSSSKQKYLCSPHRSISHDLKATLANLQSETRSSEEPIDNKLTPYNGTTTVKPCATSHLNSTTD is encoded by the coding sequence ATGGAAAATACGTCTGTAAATACAAAAccattcaaagaatttgggaaaaataatgaaattgaaaagattaaaattAAAGCCACGGGAAAAccaaaattaaaatcaagATGTTCCagtaatatattatgtttAAACTTATTTGAAAGAGCTGTTCAGGATCCATATTGTAGTGGTTGTGAtatagaagatgatgaagctTCTTTAGCTTCTATGCTAGATACttcagatgaagaattgcCAGATCAAAACTATATTCTATTATCTCCATCAGAACAAAAATGGTACCAATATGGTCAAATTACTGATGAAAATAGTGACATTGGTGAAGTTGATCCTTTAGATAGACAAACTCCAATACTTGAACCCATAAAAGATTATGATACATTGGATGATGTATTTTCTTACTCTTTCAAGAGTAATACACCTACTCATCCAAATACCAATAGGCGTGTAACAATGACTTCTACGTGtgattttcaaaaaaataatgatggttATATTGACAGTTCCCCAGAATCTCCAAGAAACTTGAGGAAAGTTAAAACAGTACCTTTTCCACCAAATAGTCAGAATTATGAGAAGAATATTaccaattttcaaatcttaaGATCTTCACCCTTTCTTCTAAGAAACTCGAGAAGGAATAGCTCGGATCTCATTAGATCATTATCAGATAATCCCTCTCGTCAACAGTCATCAATTCAAAGCACAAGGTCTTCTATACTAAATATTCCGTCgacattttcttcaaatctgaatactactactattaataatagtaataatattaatagtaatgatattaataacaatagtaGGTACGGGAGAACTTCGACTAAAAACTCTGGCTTTGACATTGCAGCATCTCCTATACAGCGACGTTACCGACCAAGATTTTCGCCTGATTGTTATTCCTCAAGGATTCCATCGCACTTATATTGCCTGGAAAACCATATTTCCTCAAACCTAGATgctttatcatcatcttcaaaacAAAAGTATCTGTGTAGCCCCCATCGTTCCATCTCTCACGATTTGAAGGCAACGTTAGCAAATTTACAATCAGAAACAAGGAGTTCTGAGGAAccaattgataataaactCACCCCTTATAATGGAACAACGACAGTAAAACCATGTGCAACTTCACATCTCAATTCAACAACTGATTGA
- the BUD2 gene encoding GTPase-activating protein BUD2 (similar to Saccharomyces cerevisiae BUD2 (YKL092C); ancestral locus Anc_2.490), translating into MAHHHPLSHSNNDYNNNNIISNMDVLNNEFNLGNFVNITRSLNGTFHGPIRWTSHLDLNDWKEHFLRITENGSLIHQIDRNITSANCENNNNNNNNNNNNNIDRTQLQLSPMNHHPIIKNLQQCSLQIIDNNTRDDDKTALPLIKVTTTSEFIHSIIFLKTNDTTIFQNLFCSLIWWSSLKKKGLFNKITLDKSNTLSSSSSKKNDSSNLLVCQFNVYGPLPNNTNGNSKENFTWFKAMGVLKSNGTIDLLSQIDGSLIYSLNVSNLLQSEIRNLDYSLFHNEVSLFVGILPKLRRKLSIPFIDTNDSSLLFDSKISTIQEVILQCPLKIDLEDWYVALQSFAIRQSLSLTNTDDSNKLRIANNFDISILEASLRLCNNNNNNNDDLNTSSTSSLFCEISIWDHVWARTPLVTLSNSPFWREKFEFKESIDIDSIKIIIKQKCNINNNNNNNNDNLLIRQGIINNTDTTNDNNYNNIRAIGYIKIDQNIINEHACNKEVRLPIQSYHTNNDNKNLGTLCIAINSNLDFVLPHKNFYNLENSLKDLNPTTIAEMLYQDHSISNSMDKRLKEVAVIFLDVFQSINRETAWLQALIDKELFILDNSISKNISKKLPSTNILNSLFRGNTLLTKTMEIYFQRIGSEYLEKSIGPVLQKIIKENKACELDPSRLSSNNTDKIINENYETLTRYINEIWNVIYKSSKDLPYGIKIELKTLRKKLEIINDYDENINTNEHKYNDGDRHRKEQRKQNEKIILNCASGFLFLRFFCPVILNPKLFNIIDDHLVDNTRRTLTLISKFLLNFSNLTLFGQKEPYMINLNKLILGHQDKLISYIDKITEKKLDFGPKILKLNNEVSRPKLLMNKDILKNLPTIPFLIDKYLRETQAIFILVRSNNDRLSVLNNEKEIFIDNNTVAVVDKPEIGELTFEEVTENNTAIFGDELMEFLKEEDEVDDNQYRKEPKSSVTPTTQENSILLKQFEQESSLLYHKLKRLENLLSDYEYPSKDMLNSKDYALSLSRKAVYDSTKQIQFNDVEDLPMSLKGSTRLFSVPPSSNKITSLNVRTNLFVMNSNIPTQMERSPSNLSLNGKINNNRYSTLSTSGRIMDTSDEKLAIPGKGLTRLASTRLSKMMRKKTTINGSNDSKDFNQAQDNLAKDSATIRSTPSTATSRISRWFNKRRV; encoded by the coding sequence ATGGCCCATCATCATCCGCTATCCCATAGTAACAATGattataacaataataatataatttcaaaCATGGATGTTCTAAATAACGAGTTTAATTTGGGAAACTTCGTAAATATTACGAGATCATTAAACGGTACTTTCCATGGTCCAATACGGTGGACTAGTCATCTAGACCTAAATGATTGGAAAGAACATTTCCTACGAATCACGGAGAACGGTTCcttaattcatcaaattgatAGAAATATTACATCTGCTAATtgtgaaaataataataataataataacaataataacaataataacatcGATCGTACACAATTGCAGCTCTCGCCTATGAACCATCatccaataataaaaaatttacaaCAATGTAGTTTACAAATTATCGATAATAATACACGTGATGATGACAAGACTGCTTTACCACTTATCAAAGTTACTACTACTTCCGAGTTTATCCATTCAATCATctttttgaaaacaaaTGATACCACCATCTTCcagaatttattttgttccTTAATTTGGTGGAGCTccttaaagaaaaagggattattcaataaaattacTCTTGATAAAAGTAAtactttatcatcttcctcGTCTAAGAAAAACGATTCATCAAACTTGCTAGTTTGTCAATTTAACGTTTATGGTCCATTACCAAATAATACCAATGGTAATAGCAAAGAAAACTTCACATGGTTTAAGGCAATGGGTGTACTAAAATCAAATGGTACCATCGATTTATTATCACAGATTGATGGCTCTTTAATCTATTCGTtaaatgtttcaaatttattacaatcTGAAATCAGGAACTTagattattcattattccATAATGAAGTTTCACTTTTCGTTGGAATTCTACCAAaattaagaagaaaattatcaatcCCATTTATTGATACGAATGATTCTTCATTACTTTTCGATTCCAAAATATCAACTATTCAGGAAGTAATATTACAATGCCCACTGAAAATTGATTTGGAAGATTGGTATGTTGCTTTACAATCTTTTGCAATAAGACAATCTCTTTCATTAACCAACACCGATGATTCGAACAAATTGAGAATTGCTAATAATTTCGATATATCGATTTTAGAAGCATCATTACGATTgtgtaataataataataacaataacgaTGATTTGAATACTTCGTCCACTTCCTCTCTATTCTGTGAAATATCAATCTGGGATCATGTTTGGGCAAGAACACCACTTGTAACATTATCTAATAGCCCATTTTGGAGAgagaaatttgaatttaagGAGTCTATTGATATAGattcaattaaaattataatcaaacaaaaatgtaacattaacaataacaataataacaataatgacaatTTACTCATACGACAAGGCATAATCAATAATACTGATActactaatgataataattataataatattcgaGCCATCGGTTATATCAAGATCgatcaaaatataataaatgaaCATGCTTGTAATAAAGAAGTCCGCTTACCAATCCAATCATATCATaccaataatgataacaaaAATTTAGGGACATTATGCATTGCAATTAACTCAAATTTAGATTTTGTTTTACCTCATAAAAACTTTTATAATCTAGAAAATTCACTGAAGGATTTAAATCCAACCACGATAGCAGAAATGCTTTATCAGGATCATTCCATATCAAACTCAATGGACAAGAGGTTAAAGGAAGTAGCAGTAATATTTCTCGATGTGTTTCAATCGATCAATAGAGAAACAGCTTGGTTACAAGcattaattgataaagaattatttatattagATAATTCAATATCGAAAAATATCTCGAAAAAATTACCATCaacaaatattttgaattcattatttagAGGTAATACATTATTAACTAAAACGATGGAAATTTATTTCCAAAGAATTGGTTCGgaatatttagaaaaatcaattgGTCCAGTCTTacaaaaaatcattaaagaaaataaagcATGTGAATTAGATCCAAGTAGATTATCGAGCAATAACACagataaaattattaacgAGAATTATGAAACTTTGACTCGAtacattaatgaaatttggAATGTCATTTATAAATCATCGAAAGATTTACCATATGGAATTAAAATTGAACTGAAAAcattaagaaaaaaattggaaataataaatgactatgatgaaaatataaatacaaatgaacataaatataatgatggtGATAGACATAGAAAGGAACAGAGAAAgcaaaatgaaaaaataatactgaATTGTGCCTCTGGGTTTCTATTTTTAAGGTTTTTTTGTCCAGTCATCTTAAATCCAAAATTGTTTAACATTATCGATGATCATCTAGTCGATAATACAAGAAGAACATTGACCTTAATAAGTAAAttcttattaaatttttcaaatctgaCGTTATTTGGCCAAAAGGAACCATATATGattaatttaaataaattaatctTAGGTCACCAAGATAAGTTGATTTCATACATTGATAAAATTactgaaaagaaattggattttggtccaaaaatattaaaattaaacaatGAGGTTTCTAGACCAAAACTATTAATGAATAAggatatattgaaaaatttgcCAACAATTCCTTTCCTGATTGATAAATACCTTCGAGAAACACAAGccatatttattttggtccgttctaataatgatagaCTTTCTGTTTTGAATAATGAGAAGGAAATTTTCATTGACAATAATACTGTTGCTGTTGTAGATAAGCCAGAAATTGGCGAATTAACATTTGAAGAGGTAACGGAGAATAATACTGCTATATTCGGAGATGAACTAATGGAATTTTTgaaggaagaagatgaggTTGATGATAATCAATACAGGAAAGAACCAAAAAGTTCTGTCACTCCTACTACTCAggaaaattcaatattattaaaacaATTTGAACAAGAATCATCGCTGCTTTACCATAAATTAAAACgtttagaaaatttattgtCTGATTATGAGTATCCGTCAAAGGACATGTTGAATTCTAAAGACTATGCCTTGTCATTGTCGCGAAAGGCCGTTTACGATTCGACTAAACAAATACAGTTTAATGATGTAGAGGATCTCCCCATGTCATTGAAGGGAAGTACCCGACTATTCTCTGTCCCGCCTTCCAGTAATAAAATAACATCACTTAATGTCAGAACAAATTTATTTGTCATGAATTCCAATATCCCTACTCAAATGGAAAGATCACCGTCGAATTTAAGTCTTAACggtaaaattaataataatcgATATTCCACTTTATCAACATCGGGAAGAATAATGGATACTTCTGATGAAAAACTAGCTATACCGGGAAAAGGATTGACCAGATTAGCTTCTACAAGATTAAGTAAAATGATGAGGAAGAAAACCACAATAAATGGAAGTAATGATAGTAAAGACTTTAATCAGGCACAAGATAATCTTGCTAAAGATTCGGCTACGATTAGAAGTACACCCAGTACCGCGACAAGTAGAATAAGCAGATGGTTCAATAAAAGAAGGGTATAA
- the VPS20 gene encoding ESCRT-III subunit protein VPS20 (similar to Saccharomyces cerevisiae VPS20 (YMR077C); ancestral locus Anc_2.492a), which translates to MVSTLEFKMIETQFFNGLKNGNIILTKLNKEFENENIDQLMENVQDQIQYQNEVDNILSQSITGVDDFEEEIDKELDQLEAQIVNEKAAKLPSTEGLKPIILKDDKKEEEIVEQEEQAERHIEQSNTPVALLS; encoded by the coding sequence atggTATCCACTTTGGAGTTTAAGATGATTGAAACCCAATTCTTCAACGGATTGAAAAACGGTAACATTATCCTGacaaaattaaataaggaatttgaaaatgaaaatattgatcAGCTAATGGAGAACGTCCaagatcaaattcaatatcaaaatgAAGTAGATAATATCTTGTCACAGAGTATAACGGGGGTCGACgattttgaagaagaaatcgaCAAGGAATTAGATCAGTTGGAGGCACAAATCGTTAATGAAAAGGCAGCCAAATTACCATCTACTGAAGGTTTGAaaccaataatattaaaagatgataaaaagGAGGAGGAGATAGTGgaacaagaagaacaagCGGAGAGACATATAGAGCAATCGAATACTCCAGTTGCATTACTTTCTTAA
- the ALG12 gene encoding dolichyl-P-Man:Man(7)GlcNAc(2)-PP-dolichol alpha-1,6-mannosyltransferase (similar to Saccharomyces cerevisiae ALG12 (YNR030W); ancestral locus Anc_6.338) yields the protein MVWSYFDSLLIAVISIFLIAAPYTKVEESFSIQAIHDILKYGIFDISKYDHLQFSGAVPRSFIGPLIIAALTKPFTFVSRLYNNHYSSSEIAVTSNLETQLLVRCMVGLTNALSMIYLKNSVKSLFEKKFEKEENEKENGTTRTSNSSFYTTIDTWFNLFVLSSFHLMFYASRTLPNLVITLPLTNIALAWVLSDNYNHAIALLAFTSIIFRLEVAALGVSLTCLSLYFKKISFYDAFKFGVSGLTIGGLLTLLIDSYFWKAWTIPEFDAFIFNVIEGSASKWGTESPLAYFTHYLRMMFIPPTVLFLNYFGFKMAPKNLKIMSMAAYCHILILSLQPHKEWRFIIYSIPPIILLGSTAAAYLWENFEVISVKSYLLMLLLPLSPVISFLFSMVFLYVSRLNYPGGEALTNFNSMIVKDNIKNVTVHISIPPCMTGVTLFGQLEEETYHINYDRTEDYETLKSKWPHFDYLITNEPAPEYLPSFNDQDNSSETWEIVQTTQMFSGINIDYIQELLFKEDQNALSFITNILLHESILEFTQDVMKNVFKTDDVFFTYKRIKSSEGTNSEHVGDIHITN from the coding sequence ATGGTTTGGTCTTATTTcgattcattattaatagctgtcatttcaatttttttgatagCTGCCCCATATACAAAAGTGGAAGAAAGTTTCTCTATTCAAGCAATTCAtgatatattgaaataCGGCATATTTGATATCTCCAAATATGATCATTTACAATTCTCTGGTGCGGTACCAAGATCCTTTATCGGTCCTTTAATAATCGCAGCATTAACAAAACCTTTCACATTTGTTTCACGTctttataataatcattACTCTAGTAGTGAAATAGCAGTAACTTCCAATCTTGAAACCCAATTATTAGTTAGATGTATGGTTGGTTTAACTAATGCCTTAtcaatgatttatttgaaaaattcagtAAAATCACtgtttgaaaaaaaatttgaaaaggaagaaaatgagAAGGAAAATGGAACAACAAGAACTTCAAATTCTAGTTTCTATACAACAATTGATACGTGGTTTAATCTTTTCGTCTTATCAAGTTTCCATCTTATGTTTTATGCTTCAAGAACTTTACCAAATCTCGTTATCACTTTACCATTAACCAATATTGCTTTAGCATGGGTTCTTTCGGATAATTATAATCATGCCATTGCATTATTAGCATTCACTTCAATCATATTTAGATTAGAAGTAGCTGCACTAGGTGTTAGTTTAACATGTTTATCATTATACTTTAAGAAAATCTCATTTTATGATGCATTCAAATTCGGTGTTTCAGGTTTAACGATCGGTGGGCTGTTAACTCTTTTAATTGACTCATACTTCTGGAAAGCTTGGACCATTCCAGAATTTGATgctttcattttcaatgtCATAGAAGGTTCTGCATCTAAATGGGGTACTGAATCACCATTAGCTTATTTCACTCATTATTTAAGAATGATGTTTATTCCACCAactgttttatttttaaattatttcGGTTTCAAGATGGCTCctaaaaatttaaaaattatGTCAATGGCAGCTTATTGTCACATCTTAATATTGTCTTTACAACCTCATAAAGAGTGGAGATTCATCATATATTCAATCCCACCAATCATCTTATTAGGCAGTACTGCGGCAGCTTATCTTTGGgaaaattttgaagttATTAGTGTTAAATCTTACCTACTAATGCtgttattaccattatcgCCAGTGATTTCATTCTTGTTCTCAATGGTTTTCCTTTATGTTTCAAGATTAAATTATCCAGGTGGTGAAGCTTTaacaaatttcaattctatGATAGTCAAAGACAATATTAAGAATGTTACTGTTCATATCAGTATTCCACCATGTATGACAGGTGTAACATTATTTGGTCAATTAGAGGAAGAGACTTACCACATTAATTACGATAGAACTGAAGATTATGAGACTTTGAAATCCAAATGGCCTCATTTTGACTATTTAATTACCAATGAACCAGCTCCTGAATATTTACCATCATTTAATGATCAGGATAACAGCAGTGAAACTTGGGAGATAGTTCAAACTACACAAATGTTTTCTGGTATTAACATCGATTATATTCAAGAACTGttattcaaagaagatCAAAATGCATTAAGTTTCATCacaaatattttgttaCATGAATCTATATTAGAGTTCACACAAGATGTTATGAAGAACGTGTTTAAGACCGATGATGTCTTCTTCACATacaaaagaattaaatCTAGCGAGGGAACGAATTCGGAACATGTTGGTGACATCCATATCACCAATTAA
- the PPG1 gene encoding putative serine/threonine-protein kinase PPG1 (similar to Saccharomyces cerevisiae PPG1 (YNR032W); ancestral locus Anc_6.342) — protein MELDRCLELLCKGQLLPEETIRALCFKLKEMLVKESNVIHIQTPVTVVGDMHGQFHDMLEIFHIGGPVPSTNYLFLGDYVDRGLYSVETIMLLIVLKLRYPSRIHLLRGNHESRQITQSYGFYTECLNKYGGNSRVWNYLTDLFDYLVLCCIIDDEIFCVHGGLSPNVQSIDQIKIIDRFREIPHDGAMSDLVWSDPEENNSNSSMINIENGGDELFRDNSQHFQVSPRGAGYTFGRSVVEKFLQLNDMSRIYRAHQLCNEGYQIYFDGLVTTVWSAPNYCYRCGNKASILELYDKDNFYFNVFTEAPENKSLNINSSMPGSANKVISDYFEDDESSTDLPMIGQDVFSDVYQAKYAADRRVEYFL, from the coding sequence atggaattaGATCGATGTTTAGAACTATTATGTAAGGGGCAATTACTTCCTGAGGAAACGATACGAGCATTATGTTTCAAATTGAAGGAAATGTTAGTAAAAGAATCCAACGTTATACATATTCAAACACCTGTTACTGTAGTAGGTGATATGCATGGACAGTTCCATGATATGTTGGAGATATTCCATATAGGTGGTCCAGTACCAAGTACCaattatctttttttagGTGATTACGTCGATCGAGGGTTATATAGTGTGGAAACAATTATGTTATTAATAGTGTTGAAGTTACGATATCCAAGTCGAATCCATTTATTGAGAGGTAATCACGAATCAAGACAAATTACTCAAAGTTATGGATTCTATACAGAatgtttaaataaatatggCGGGAATTCAAGAGTGTGGAATTATTTAACTGATCTTTTCGATTACCTCGTTCTTTGTTGTAtcattgatgatgaaatattcTGTGTTCATGGTGGATTATCACCTAATGTACAGAGTATTGAccaaatcaaaattatagaTAGATTTAGAGAAATACCACATGATGGTGCTATGTCTGACTTGGTATGGTCTGATccagaagaaaataacaGTAATAGTAGTATgataaatattgaaaatggaggagatgaattatttagAGATAATTCACAACATTTCCAAGTTTCGCCAAGAGGAGCTGGTTACACATTTGGAAGAAGTGTGGTAGAAAAGTTTCTACAATTGAACGATATGAGTAGAATATATAGAGCTCATCAACTTTGTAATGAAGGTTAccaaatatattttgatgGATTAGTCACAACAGTATGGTCTGCTCCGAATTATTGTTATAGATGTGGTAACAAGGCATCCATTTTAGAATTGTATGATAAGGACaacttttattttaatGTTTTTACAGAAGCACCTGAGAATAAATCTCTTAATATAAATAGTTCAATGCCAGGTTCTGCTAATAAAGTCATATCAGATTACTTcgaagatgatgaatctTCGACTGATTTACCAATGATAGGTCAAGATGTATTCTCAGATGTATATCAAGCAAAATATGCAGCAGATAGACGTGTGGAATACTTCCTGTAA
- the HUB1 gene encoding ubiquitin-like protein HUB1 (similar to Saccharomyces cerevisiae HUB1 (YNR032C-A); ancestral locus Anc_6.343), with product MIEVLVNDRLGKKLKVKCLTEDTIGDFKKVLSLQLAAQPNKIVLQKGGNVLKDHITLGDYEIHDNTNLELYYL from the coding sequence ATGATAGAAGTGTTGGTAAACGATCGTCTAGGAAAGAAGCTAAAAGTTAAATGTTTGACAGAAGATACGATCGGAGATTTCAAGAAAGTGTTATCCTTACAGCTAGCAGCTCAACCAAATAAGATTGTTCTTCAAAAAGGAGGAAACGTCTTGAAAGATCATATCACTTTAGGAGACTATGAAATACATGATAATACTAATCTAGAGCTGTATTATTTGTAA